The following proteins come from a genomic window of Cronobacter muytjensii ATCC 51329:
- a CDS encoding SMR family transporter — translation MTWVLLSVAIVCEVIGTTFLKLSEGFSRLVPTLVTALCYGIAFWCLSVTMRTIPTGIIYAIWSGVGIVLIGIVGWIFLSQKLDLPAMLGMGLIIAGVIVINLFSRAVAH, via the coding sequence ATGACCTGGGTACTGCTCTCAGTAGCGATTGTTTGTGAAGTGATTGGCACCACGTTTCTGAAACTGTCGGAAGGCTTCAGCCGCCTGGTGCCGACGCTGGTGACGGCCCTCTGCTACGGCATCGCCTTCTGGTGCCTGAGCGTCACCATGCGCACGATCCCGACCGGCATTATCTACGCCATCTGGTCGGGCGTCGGCATTGTGCTGATAGGCATCGTGGGCTGGATCTTCCTCAGCCAGAAGCTTGATCTCCCCGCTATGCTCGGTATGGGGCTTATCATCGCAGGCGTTATCGTGATTAACCTTTTCTCCCGCGCGGTCGCGCACTGA
- a CDS encoding ABC transporter permease, translating into MDGRYLGARVGQALLVLWASFTVSFALLQLLPGDAIAIKFQNPELGLNAAQIAQMRTAYGADAPLWRQYLVSLGGALRGDFGFSLQAGVPVSALLAASLPATLRLAALGFTLALVIAVLLAALSTLSYGRVLRRAFAALPSLFVAVPTFWLGITLIQLFSFQWRLIPVINPGFWEGLILPVMTLAVPISAPLAQLLIRNIDVVMHQPFVTVARAKGASHRGVLWRHVARNALLPVLTVAGLLLGELIAGALVTETVFGLNGLGQLTRDAVNNQDLAVLQAIVLVAALGFVLINLLVDLLYPLLDPRLSLSRRTA; encoded by the coding sequence ATGGACGGGCGTTATCTCGGCGCGCGGGTTGGCCAGGCGCTGCTGGTACTGTGGGCAAGCTTTACGGTCTCGTTTGCGCTGCTGCAACTGCTGCCGGGCGATGCGATCGCCATTAAGTTTCAGAACCCGGAACTGGGGTTAAACGCCGCCCAGATAGCGCAGATGCGCACCGCCTACGGTGCCGACGCGCCGCTGTGGCGGCAATACCTTGTAAGCCTCGGCGGCGCGCTGCGCGGCGATTTCGGCTTTTCGCTCCAGGCGGGCGTACCGGTGAGCGCCCTGCTCGCCGCAAGCCTCCCCGCCACGCTGCGCCTCGCCGCGCTCGGGTTTACGCTGGCGCTGGTTATCGCCGTCCTGCTCGCCGCGCTCTCAACGCTGAGCTACGGGCGCGTGCTGCGCCGGGCGTTCGCCGCGCTGCCGTCGCTGTTTGTCGCGGTGCCAACGTTCTGGCTTGGGATCACGCTTATTCAGCTTTTTTCTTTCCAGTGGCGGCTGATCCCGGTGATTAATCCGGGCTTCTGGGAGGGGCTGATACTGCCGGTGATGACGCTTGCGGTGCCCATCAGCGCCCCGCTGGCGCAACTGTTGATTCGCAATATTGACGTCGTCATGCACCAGCCGTTTGTCACCGTCGCGCGCGCCAAAGGCGCCAGCCACCGCGGCGTGCTGTGGCGTCACGTGGCGCGCAACGCCCTGCTGCCGGTGCTGACCGTCGCGGGCCTGCTGCTGGGTGAACTCATCGCCGGCGCGCTGGTGACTGAAACCGTGTTTGGCTTAAACGGGCTTGGGCAACTGACCCGCGACGCGGTGAACAATCAGGATCTGGCGGTGTTACAGGCGATTGTGCTGGTGGCGGCGCTTGGGTTTGTTCTCATCAATCTGCTGGTGGATCTGCTCTATCCGCTGCTCGATCCCCGGCTGTCGCTATCGCGGAGGACCGCCTGA
- a CDS encoding TIGR04028 family ABC transporter substrate-binding protein, protein MHFSITARGVALGLAFGLIATASASPVKGGTLIYLEQQAHTTLYPPAGGFYPNGGILNQITDKLTWQNPKTLEIEPWIAQSWSSNADKTEYTFKIRPGVTFSDGTPLDASAVAKNFDTYGLGNKAQRLPVSEVINNYQRSEVVDPLTVKFYFSKPSPGFLQGTSAIGSGLVSLSTLARNLDELGDARHIIGSGPFLVQSETLGREVNLTKRKDYQWGPQNSAQQGPANLDGIKIVVTPEDSVRIGALLAGQADAIRQVQAYDEKQAADQQFPVYAAPTRGVNDSLAFRPANPLVADVKVRQALLHATNARQIVDTLFSPHYPVATSVVAKSAPGYRDLSARLTFDPALANRLLDEAGWQKGANGIRAKAGQPLSLTVYESLPQPQNKEVLQLVAQQWKQVGVQLNVRGGDAGTKAQDSLDPAKTPVNVVEVGRADPDVIKSQFHPLNRDALLQKGGLSQKTDFIDDKLNALLTTIASEVDPQKRLAAAGEAQAYLIDNAYIIPVFEEPQVYAAAPWVKNLTFEAVGRPSFYGVWLEKH, encoded by the coding sequence ATGCATTTTTCCATTACCGCGCGCGGCGTGGCGCTCGGCCTCGCGTTTGGCCTGATAGCCACAGCCAGCGCCTCGCCGGTGAAAGGCGGCACGCTGATTTATCTGGAGCAGCAGGCGCACACCACGCTCTACCCGCCCGCAGGTGGTTTTTACCCCAACGGCGGCATCCTGAACCAGATAACCGATAAGCTCACCTGGCAGAACCCGAAAACGCTGGAGATAGAGCCGTGGATAGCGCAGTCCTGGAGCAGCAACGCGGATAAAACCGAATACACCTTTAAAATCCGTCCCGGCGTGACGTTCTCTGACGGCACGCCGCTTGACGCGAGCGCGGTGGCGAAAAACTTCGATACTTACGGGCTTGGCAACAAGGCGCAGCGCCTGCCGGTTTCTGAGGTGATTAACAACTATCAGCGCAGCGAAGTGGTTGACCCGCTCACCGTGAAGTTTTACTTCAGCAAGCCTTCGCCCGGCTTTTTACAGGGCACCTCGGCGATTGGCTCCGGGCTGGTGTCGCTCAGTACGCTCGCGCGCAATCTTGATGAGCTTGGCGACGCGCGCCATATCATCGGCTCCGGCCCGTTTTTGGTGCAGAGCGAGACGCTGGGGCGGGAGGTGAATCTTACCAAGCGCAAGGATTACCAGTGGGGGCCGCAGAACAGCGCACAGCAAGGCCCGGCGAATCTCGACGGCATTAAGATAGTGGTGACGCCCGAAGACAGCGTGCGCATCGGCGCGCTGCTGGCAGGCCAGGCGGACGCCATTCGCCAGGTGCAGGCATATGATGAAAAACAGGCGGCCGACCAGCAGTTCCCGGTGTATGCCGCGCCGACCCGCGGCGTCAATGACAGCCTCGCCTTTCGCCCCGCCAACCCGCTGGTGGCCGATGTGAAAGTGCGCCAGGCGCTGCTCCATGCGACCAACGCCCGCCAGATTGTCGACACGCTCTTTTCACCCCACTATCCGGTCGCCACTTCTGTGGTGGCGAAAAGCGCGCCCGGCTACCGCGATCTCAGCGCCAGACTGACCTTTGATCCGGCACTGGCTAACCGTCTGCTGGACGAAGCGGGCTGGCAAAAAGGCGCGAACGGCATCCGGGCCAAAGCGGGACAGCCGCTGAGCCTGACGGTCTATGAATCGCTGCCGCAGCCGCAGAATAAAGAGGTGCTGCAACTGGTGGCGCAGCAGTGGAAACAGGTGGGCGTGCAGCTCAACGTGCGGGGGGGCGACGCGGGCACCAAAGCGCAGGACAGCCTCGACCCGGCCAAAACGCCGGTTAACGTGGTGGAAGTGGGCCGCGCCGATCCGGACGTCATCAAAAGCCAGTTTCACCCGTTGAACCGCGACGCGCTGCTGCAAAAAGGCGGTCTGAGCCAGAAAACCGATTTTATCGACGACAAGCTTAATGCGCTGCTCACCACCATCGCCTCGGAGGTCGACCCGCAAAAACGCCTCGCCGCAGCGGGGGAAGCGCAGGCGTATCTCATCGATAACGCCTATATCATTCCTGTCTTTGAAGAGCCGCAGGTCTACGCCGCCGCGCCGTGGGTGAAAAACCTCACGTTTGAAGCGGTAGGCCGTCCGAGCTTTTACGGCGTCTGGCTGGAGAAACACTGA
- a CDS encoding dipeptide ABC transporter ATP-binding protein has protein sequence MSEPVLNVRNLSLGWRHGRDVRRVVHNVSFSVAPGEVLAIVGESGSGKTTLAQTIIGLAGENGVWLGGDIYLNGETITRANERRMNALRGNVISLVPQDPGSSLNPVKTIGDQVAEVLALHTALSRRARDAEVVALLARVGLSEPALRAKQYPHQLSGGMKQRVLIAIALALKPALIIADEPTSALDVTVQARILDLLDELRRDAGTAVLFITHDLALAASRADRLLVFRHGEIQELGSAAQITHAPRAAYTRQLFADAPAFADGFRTRPAPNGPPAAEIRALTQRFTLSGSHTLTALDAVNLTLERGLTHALVGESGSGKTTLARILLGFQTPVSGTVTIDGVDVNATDRAARRQLRQTIQMVWQNPFSSLDPRQSLFSIIEEPLRNFTRLPRVARREKVYDMAARVALTPELLAHKPHQLSGGQRQRVAIARALIPGPQIVILDEATSALDVTVQAQILTLLETLQDELGLTYLFISHDLATVRRFAHQVSVLRAGKIVEHGDVATVFRAPQNDYTRQLLNAIPAPRPFNKDVA, from the coding sequence ATGAGCGAACCTGTACTGAATGTGCGCAATCTTAGCCTCGGCTGGCGTCACGGGCGCGACGTGCGCCGCGTGGTTCATAACGTCTCTTTTTCCGTCGCTCCCGGCGAAGTGCTGGCGATTGTCGGCGAATCCGGCTCCGGCAAGACCACGCTCGCGCAGACGATTATCGGGCTTGCCGGCGAAAACGGCGTGTGGCTGGGCGGCGATATTTACCTGAACGGCGAAACGATAACGCGGGCGAACGAGCGGCGGATGAACGCGCTGCGCGGCAACGTTATCAGCCTGGTGCCGCAGGACCCCGGCAGTTCGCTGAACCCGGTGAAAACCATCGGCGATCAGGTCGCGGAGGTGTTAGCGCTTCACACGGCGCTTAGCCGACGCGCACGTGACGCAGAGGTGGTGGCGCTGCTTGCGCGCGTCGGCCTGAGCGAACCGGCGCTGCGGGCGAAACAGTACCCGCACCAGCTCTCCGGCGGGATGAAGCAGCGGGTATTGATAGCCATTGCGCTGGCGCTGAAGCCCGCGCTTATCATCGCCGATGAGCCCACCAGCGCGCTGGACGTCACGGTGCAGGCGCGCATTCTCGATCTGCTGGATGAATTGCGCCGTGACGCCGGCACCGCCGTGCTGTTTATCACGCACGATCTGGCGCTCGCCGCCTCGCGCGCCGACCGGCTGCTGGTGTTTCGTCACGGCGAGATTCAGGAGCTGGGGAGTGCGGCGCAAATCACCCATGCACCGCGTGCGGCCTATACCCGGCAGCTGTTTGCCGACGCCCCGGCGTTTGCCGACGGCTTTCGGACGCGCCCGGCGCCAAACGGCCCACCGGCTGCGGAGATCCGCGCGCTGACGCAGCGCTTCACGCTGAGCGGCAGCCATACGCTGACCGCGCTGGATGCGGTAAACCTGACGCTGGAACGCGGCCTGACCCATGCGCTGGTGGGCGAATCCGGCAGCGGAAAAACCACGCTGGCGCGCATTTTGCTCGGCTTTCAGACGCCCGTCAGCGGCACGGTGACGATTGACGGCGTCGACGTTAACGCCACCGACCGCGCCGCGCGACGCCAGCTGCGCCAGACCATCCAGATGGTCTGGCAGAACCCGTTTTCGTCGCTCGACCCGCGCCAGAGTCTGTTTTCCATTATTGAGGAGCCGCTTCGCAACTTTACACGCCTTCCCCGCGTGGCGCGGCGCGAGAAGGTCTATGACATGGCCGCACGCGTGGCGCTGACTCCTGAGCTGCTGGCGCATAAGCCGCACCAGCTCTCCGGCGGTCAGCGTCAGCGCGTGGCGATTGCCCGCGCGCTCATCCCCGGCCCGCAAATCGTCATTCTTGATGAGGCGACGTCAGCGCTCGATGTCACCGTACAGGCGCAGATCCTGACGCTGCTTGAAACCTTGCAGGATGAGCTTGGCCTCACCTACCTGTTTATCTCCCACGATCTGGCGACCGTGCGCCGCTTCGCGCATCAGGTCTCGGTGCTGCGCGCCGGAAAGATTGTGGAGCACGGCGATGTCGCCACGGTCTTCCGCGCGCCGCAAAACGACTACACGCGCCAGTTGCTTAACGCCATTCCGGCGCCCCGCCCGTTTAATAAGGATGTCGCATGA
- a CDS encoding glycoside-pentoside-hexuronide (GPH):cation symporter: MVQQSAVLDKVTPAQDRLTVREKLGFGFGDAACNMSWGPVTMFLTWFYTDIFGLNAALIATMFLVVRLLDAFIDPVIGALADRYPTRHGRFRPWILYGCGPFCAICIFAFYTPDLTGSAKEIYAFVTYLLLSVLYSTVNIPYCSLGSVITANPVDRVACQSYRFTMANSAVLLCSLTLLPLVDYLGGGNQQKGFFITNAMFSVIGLCLFLLCFFNTRERIMPQREKQENIVRNFRSAFKNDQWLMVVAGMFIGCIPAFVCGGATIYFTKYLMHLDNTMTTLFISIGVVACVLGNLATSFVTRYICKVKLYIAVGFITAGISVVIYFVDPQNVMLIFILNTLRAWIGAITVPVFWSFIADADDYGEWKLKKRMSGIYASGNLFALKVSLAIGGAITALVLSATHYVPEAAVQAPATQQAIMMLITFIPAIGGVLTSTIFLFYKLDKKTMQKIQDDLSVGKYASDSALR; encoded by the coding sequence ATGGTGCAGCAATCAGCAGTGCTGGATAAAGTGACGCCTGCCCAGGACCGCCTGACGGTCCGGGAAAAATTAGGTTTCGGATTTGGTGATGCGGCCTGCAATATGAGCTGGGGGCCGGTAACCATGTTTTTAACCTGGTTCTATACCGATATATTTGGATTAAACGCAGCGCTTATCGCCACCATGTTTTTAGTGGTGCGTTTGCTGGATGCCTTTATCGACCCGGTTATCGGCGCGCTTGCCGACCGTTACCCGACCCGCCACGGGCGTTTTCGTCCGTGGATCCTCTATGGTTGCGGCCCGTTTTGCGCTATCTGTATTTTCGCGTTTTATACGCCAGACTTAACCGGCAGCGCGAAAGAAATCTACGCCTTCGTCACCTATTTATTGCTCTCGGTGCTCTACAGCACGGTGAATATTCCTTACTGCTCGCTCGGCAGCGTGATTACCGCCAACCCCGTAGACCGCGTGGCCTGCCAGTCCTACCGCTTTACGATGGCCAACAGCGCCGTACTGCTCTGCTCGCTGACCCTGCTGCCGCTGGTGGATTATCTCGGCGGCGGCAACCAGCAAAAAGGCTTTTTTATTACTAACGCCATGTTCTCGGTCATTGGCCTGTGCCTGTTTTTACTCTGCTTTTTTAATACCCGCGAGCGCATAATGCCGCAGCGTGAAAAGCAGGAAAATATCGTCCGCAATTTCCGTTCCGCCTTTAAAAATGACCAGTGGTTAATGGTCGTCGCCGGGATGTTTATCGGCTGTATTCCTGCTTTTGTCTGCGGCGGCGCCACTATCTATTTCACCAAATATTTAATGCATCTCGATAACACCATGACCACGCTGTTTATCAGTATTGGCGTGGTGGCCTGCGTGCTCGGCAATCTCGCGACCAGTTTCGTCACCCGTTATATTTGCAAAGTGAAACTGTATATCGCTGTAGGCTTTATTACGGCAGGGATTTCGGTCGTTATTTATTTTGTCGACCCGCAAAATGTGATGCTGATCTTTATTCTTAATACGCTGCGCGCCTGGATTGGAGCCATCACCGTACCGGTATTCTGGTCATTTATTGCCGATGCTGACGATTATGGCGAATGGAAACTGAAAAAACGCATGTCGGGTATTTACGCCTCCGGCAACCTGTTCGCGTTAAAAGTGAGTCTCGCCATTGGCGGCGCCATCACCGCGCTGGTGCTCTCCGCCACCCATTATGTGCCGGAAGCCGCCGTTCAGGCCCCCGCGACCCAGCAGGCCATTATGATGCTGATTACCTTTATTCCGGCCATCGGCGGCGTGCTGACCTCCACCATATTCCTGTTCTACAAGCTGGACAAAAAGACGATGCAGAAAATTCAGGACGATCTGAGCGTCGGGAAATATGCCAGCGATTCCGCCCTTCGTTAA
- a CDS encoding TetR/AcrR family transcriptional regulator → MTQAHHRSKSPETLRQTLLDCAAQLIAEQGLAGLTQEKVIRRAGVSKGGLQHHFPTRQALVDGVVAHLQTALLEEIHALMAKDPNPNGRATRAYIHSCVRAMPDREQAVNRALMTAIFADPALQQNWGRFLNDALPRDDDEKASPEVARRRLLCRMTADGLWFAALCGNHTVPPGERAALIETLLAMTE, encoded by the coding sequence ATGACTCAGGCACATCATCGTTCAAAATCACCGGAAACCCTGCGCCAGACGCTGCTCGACTGCGCCGCGCAGCTCATCGCCGAACAGGGCCTCGCGGGCCTGACGCAGGAGAAAGTGATCCGCCGCGCAGGCGTAAGCAAAGGCGGGTTACAGCACCATTTCCCGACGCGCCAGGCGCTGGTGGATGGCGTGGTGGCGCATCTCCAGACGGCGCTGCTGGAGGAAATCCATGCGCTGATGGCGAAAGATCCGAACCCCAACGGGCGCGCCACCCGCGCCTATATTCATTCCTGCGTCAGAGCGATGCCGGACCGCGAACAGGCGGTGAACCGCGCGCTGATGACGGCCATTTTTGCCGACCCTGCGCTGCAGCAAAACTGGGGACGATTTTTAAACGACGCCCTGCCCCGTGATGACGATGAAAAGGCGTCGCCGGAGGTAGCGCGGCGTCGGCTGCTCTGCCGGATGACGGCGGACGGGCTCTGGTTCGCCGCGCTGTGCGGCAATCACACGGTGCCGCCTGGCGAACGGGCGGCGTTAATTGAGACACTATTAGCCATGACGGAGTAA
- a CDS encoding ABC transporter permease: MTILDLSHVRARRTRFLRPLSLPPGLTLAWLTLLLAALWALFPSLFTAFDPLTGTPGAQRLPPGAEHWLGTDQLGRDLYARLVWGASHTLSGALVAVALGLGAGTLYGVIAGAAGGRVEQWLMRLVDVLLAIPGLLLALCVIILLGFGTVNAALAVGVTSVANFARLARAEVVRVRHTDYVEAAFACGGTFFSTLWRHILPNSLTSVLAFAALQFGNAILALSTLSFLGYGTPPPTPEWGLLIAEGRNYLSTAWWLTTFPGLAAIAVVLAANTLSHHYTRRA, translated from the coding sequence ATGACCATACTTGACCTCTCGCACGTCCGGGCGCGCCGCACGCGCTTTCTGCGCCCTCTTTCTCTGCCGCCAGGGCTGACGCTCGCCTGGCTGACGCTTTTGCTGGCCGCGCTGTGGGCGCTCTTTCCGTCCCTCTTTACCGCGTTTGATCCGCTCACCGGCACGCCGGGCGCGCAGCGACTGCCGCCGGGAGCCGAACACTGGCTCGGCACCGATCAGCTTGGGCGCGATCTTTACGCCCGGCTGGTCTGGGGCGCATCGCATACGCTGAGCGGCGCGCTGGTGGCCGTCGCGCTGGGGCTTGGCGCAGGCACGCTCTATGGCGTCATCGCCGGTGCCGCAGGCGGGCGCGTCGAACAGTGGCTGATGCGGCTGGTGGATGTGTTGCTCGCCATCCCTGGCCTGCTGCTGGCGCTGTGCGTCATTATTCTGCTGGGTTTCGGTACGGTCAACGCCGCGCTGGCGGTGGGCGTCACCTCGGTGGCGAACTTTGCACGCCTCGCCCGCGCCGAAGTCGTCCGCGTGCGGCATACCGATTATGTCGAGGCGGCCTTCGCCTGCGGCGGCACGTTCTTCAGCACGCTGTGGCGTCATATTCTGCCCAATTCGCTGACTTCGGTGCTGGCCTTTGCGGCGCTCCAGTTTGGCAACGCCATTCTTGCGCTCTCCACGCTGAGCTTTCTCGGCTACGGCACACCGCCGCCCACGCCGGAATGGGGGCTGCTTATTGCCGAAGGGCGCAACTATCTCTCAACCGCCTGGTGGCTCACCACCTTTCCCGGCCTTGCGGCGATCGCCGTGGTGCTGGCCGCCAATACCCTTAGCCATCACTACACCCGGAGAGCATGA
- the arfA gene encoding arabinosylfuranosidase ArfA — protein sequence MTTLSFTLDPQNVISAIDPRLFGSFIEHLGRAVYTGVYEPEHPQADEDGFRQDVIELVKALHVTTVRYPGGNYVSGFNWRDSIGPKEDRPVRLDYAWISKETNQFGIDEFARWCEKTGVEPMIAVNLGTGTPQEAGYFAEYCNHPGGTTLSDLRIQHGRREPYNFRLWCLGNEMDGPWQTGQMNAREYAHKARETAKILRCIDPQAQLVACGSSSSAMTTFPEWDRIVLEELYDYVDFISCHQYYENEGSETDFLASFVNMDNFIETIVSTANYAKAVRRSNKEMMISFDEWNVWYLRGDPWDAPMKDPANRFRIAPPLLEDRYSFLDALVMGGLLCSLLNHADRVKMASLAQLVNVIAPIFTEPGKGALCQTLFWPFEMVASVSDGVVLRHQLPVPTFKSKYGDARSVQSSVVYNEARGEIYIFAVNCDFTTAYELDINLPAFSDCRLTEHKVLRSDDLYAKNTFDDPNRVHPEIIDYPHSRLRDNQITLSPLTWNRITLSVARA from the coding sequence ATGACCACGTTATCGTTCACGCTTGACCCGCAGAACGTGATTTCCGCCATCGACCCGCGGCTGTTTGGCTCGTTTATCGAACATCTGGGCCGCGCGGTCTATACCGGCGTCTATGAGCCGGAGCATCCGCAGGCAGATGAAGACGGGTTTCGCCAGGACGTCATCGAGCTGGTAAAAGCGCTGCACGTCACCACGGTGCGTTATCCGGGCGGCAACTATGTCTCCGGCTTTAACTGGCGCGACAGTATCGGCCCGAAAGAGGACCGCCCGGTGCGCCTGGATTACGCCTGGATAAGCAAAGAGACCAACCAGTTCGGTATCGACGAGTTCGCCCGCTGGTGCGAGAAAACCGGCGTCGAGCCGATGATCGCGGTCAATCTTGGCACCGGCACGCCGCAGGAGGCGGGCTATTTCGCCGAGTACTGTAACCACCCTGGCGGCACCACGCTCAGCGATCTGCGTATTCAGCATGGCCGCCGCGAGCCGTATAACTTCCGCCTGTGGTGTCTTGGCAACGAAATGGACGGGCCGTGGCAGACCGGGCAGATGAACGCCCGCGAATATGCTCATAAGGCGCGCGAAACCGCCAAGATCCTCCGCTGTATCGACCCGCAGGCGCAACTGGTGGCGTGCGGCAGCTCAAGCTCCGCCATGACCACTTTCCCTGAGTGGGATCGCATCGTGCTCGAAGAGCTTTACGATTACGTCGATTTCATCTCCTGCCACCAGTATTACGAGAACGAAGGCAGCGAGACTGATTTCCTCGCCTCGTTCGTCAATATGGATAATTTCATCGAGACTATCGTCAGCACCGCTAACTACGCCAAAGCCGTGCGGCGCAGCAACAAAGAGATGATGATTTCGTTCGACGAGTGGAACGTCTGGTATCTGCGCGGCGACCCGTGGGATGCGCCGATGAAAGATCCGGCGAACCGCTTTCGCATCGCCCCGCCGCTGCTGGAAGACCGCTACTCCTTCCTCGACGCGCTGGTGATGGGCGGCCTGCTCTGCTCGCTGCTGAATCATGCCGACCGGGTGAAAATGGCAAGCCTCGCGCAACTGGTGAATGTGATCGCCCCGATTTTCACCGAGCCGGGTAAAGGCGCGCTCTGCCAGACGCTCTTCTGGCCGTTCGAAATGGTGGCGAGCGTCAGCGACGGCGTGGTGCTGCGCCACCAGTTGCCGGTGCCGACGTTCAAAAGCAAATATGGCGACGCGCGCAGCGTCCAGTCGTCTGTGGTCTATAACGAAGCGCGCGGCGAAATTTATATTTTTGCCGTGAACTGCGACTTCACCACAGCCTATGAACTGGATATCAATCTGCCCGCCTTCAGTGACTGCCGCCTGACGGAACATAAAGTGCTGCGTAGCGACGACCTCTACGCCAAAAACACCTTTGACGATCCGAATCGCGTGCATCCGGAAATTATCGATTACCCGCACAGCCGCCTGCGCGACAACCAGATAACGCTCTCACCGTTGACCTGGAACCGCATCACGCTGTCGGTCGCCCGCGCGTAA
- a CDS encoding carbohydrate porin, producing MKKMMVLPCVFSLLAPCAMAELKVNTPQGDLKFYGDVEFNVDAASRTGQLTSLRTSDDKDWKPGDNEKWDVNGRILLGVDGYREKNGNFAGFTVQPLADLSGHTNLDDAAFYFGQPQAWKIKVGRFEAYDMFPLNQDTFIQYSGNTANDIYGDGFGYVYMMKEGRGRSSNGGAVQLSGEYGNWYFELNNMVKDGTTLFADDAYHGNALENKKNVIYMRPVIAWRDDHVSAAVAMETNVVSNAYGYNDAQGRFQDQSDRTGYGATFTWNSLKNDPDDGTVINLNTAYMDATDETDFSVGANVLWRHLELGYIYAHNNIDEFNVSSVGEEDGQLKYPGKYDIHTVHLSYGFTNVMDMDNFNIYLGAYWSQLSLKDSEYDNEGDKDRYGARVRFKYFF from the coding sequence ATGAAAAAGATGATGGTACTGCCCTGCGTGTTTAGCCTGCTCGCCCCCTGCGCGATGGCGGAATTAAAAGTGAATACGCCGCAGGGCGACCTGAAATTCTACGGCGACGTGGAATTTAACGTCGATGCGGCAAGCCGCACCGGTCAGCTCACGTCGCTGCGCACTTCCGACGATAAAGACTGGAAGCCGGGCGATAACGAGAAATGGGACGTCAACGGTCGCATTCTGCTGGGCGTTGACGGCTATCGTGAGAAAAACGGTAATTTCGCCGGGTTCACGGTGCAGCCGCTGGCGGATCTTTCCGGGCATACCAATCTTGATGACGCGGCGTTTTACTTCGGCCAGCCGCAGGCATGGAAAATCAAAGTGGGCCGTTTTGAAGCCTACGATATGTTCCCGCTCAATCAGGACACCTTTATTCAGTACTCCGGCAACACCGCCAACGACATCTACGGCGACGGCTTTGGCTATGTCTACATGATGAAAGAGGGCCGGGGGCGCAGCAGCAACGGCGGCGCGGTGCAACTGAGCGGCGAATATGGCAACTGGTATTTCGAGCTGAACAACATGGTGAAAGACGGCACCACGCTGTTTGCCGACGATGCCTATCACGGCAACGCGCTGGAGAACAAAAAGAACGTCATCTATATGCGCCCGGTCATCGCCTGGCGCGACGATCACGTCTCTGCGGCGGTGGCGATGGAAACTAACGTGGTGAGTAACGCCTATGGCTATAACGACGCCCAGGGACGGTTTCAGGATCAGTCAGACCGCACCGGCTACGGCGCCACCTTTACCTGGAACAGCCTGAAAAACGACCCGGACGACGGCACCGTGATTAACCTCAACACGGCCTATATGGACGCCACCGATGAAACCGACTTCAGCGTCGGAGCCAACGTCCTGTGGCGTCATCTGGAGCTGGGATATATCTACGCCCATAACAATATTGATGAGTTCAATGTGTCGAGCGTCGGCGAAGAGGACGGCCAGCTGAAATACCCGGGCAAATATGACATTCACACAGTGCATCTCTCTTATGGCTTCACCAACGTGATGGATATGGACAACTTCAATATCTATCTCGGCGCTTACTGGTCGCAACTGTCGCTGAAAGACAGTGAGTACGATAACGAAGGCGATAAAGACCGCTACGGCGCCCGCGTCCGCTTTAAATACTTCTTCTGA